In the genome of Aspergillus luchuensis IFO 4308 DNA, chromosome 2, nearly complete sequence, one region contains:
- a CDS encoding putative alpha/beta hydrolase (COG:I;~EggNog:ENOG410PKS1;~InterPro:IPR000073,IPR022742,IPR029058;~MEROPS:MER0011785), protein MASESLNSPSGQFRGRSEEPVASGRESTPHAARGASATPPPLAWFPLGYREGFSQWWASLPAATAEHRVLSHLPYLQHQPPTHLQTGKTSNVSGGTGSLQSADQTQQGEVSASSTNDPYGPRMWRSSMVELSGKNRALNEFSVERIGEEADQHLVMLHGYGAGLGFFYKNFEPLSRLKGWQLHALEEWRVKRNIDRFTLLGHSLGGYMAVAYALKYPGRLNKLILASPVGIPEDPYAVRAEMPAPNESTMANELTQNQRNIAESASSVPPTELQKGDNNILLKGSPTNSGASPDQPPRRMVPKWFAYLWDANISPFSLVRWAGPLGPRLVSGWTSRRFSHLPAEEAKALHDYSYSIFSMRGSGEYALSYILAPGAFARSPLIRRIEGVGRQYIQQNPSPASAVFESAKAAAATTTSQSTSESSSTNSAPSQPPSTTPKRENGLPIIFMYGDHDWMDVKGGLAAKAKLDQEKERILQNATVEERETDNGSAKVVVIKRAGHHIYLDGWEEFNRIVLAEMEQVAEKERANRSS, encoded by the exons ATGGCCTCCGAGTCGCTCAACTCGCCCAGCGGCCAATTCCGCGGCCGCAGCGAGGAACCCGTGGCTTCTGGCCGAGAGAGTACGCCACATGCAGCGCGCGGAGCCAGCGCAACGCCTCCCCCCTTGGCCTGGTTTCCCCTAGGCTACAGGGAAGGCTTTAGTCAATGG TGGGCGTCTTTACCCGCCGCCACAGCCGAACACAGAGTTCTTTCCCACCTCCCTTATCTCCAGCatcaacccccaacccacctcCAGACCGGTAAAACGAGCAATGTTTCCGGAGGCACAGGCAGTCTCCAGTCCGCCGATCAAACCCAACAGGGTGAGGTATCTGCCAGTTCTACCAATGATCCATACGGCCCCCGAATGTGGCGCTCCAGCATGGTGGAGCTGAGCGGGAAGAATCGGGCTCTGAACGAGTTCTCAGTCGAGCGCAttggtgaagaagcagaTCAACATCTGGTCATGCTTCATGGATACGGTGCTGGTCTGGGGTTCTTCTATAAAAATTTCGAGCCGCTTAGTCGCCTGAAAGGGTGGCAACTCCATGCGCTGGAGGAATGGCGAGTCAAGCGCAACATCGACCGTTTCACACTCCTCGGCCATAGTTTGGGAGGCTACATGGCCGTGGCATACGCTCTCAAATATCCGGGGCGACTCAACAAGCTTATCCTAGCTTCCCCCGTGGGAATCCCAGAGGATCCATATGCTGTGCGGGCAGAGATGCCTGCGCCAAACGAGTCGACTATGGCGAATGAGCTCACCCAGAACCAGCGCAATATCGCCGAATCCGCCTCTTCGGTTCCCCCCACTGAGCTTCAGAAAGGCGACAACAATATTCTGCTGAAGGGTTCCCCTACAAATAGTGGTGCTTCCCCGGACCAGCCGCCCCGGCGCATGGTGCCCAAGTGGTTCGCCTACCTTTGGGATGCCAACATCTCCCCCTTCAGTTTGGTGCGATGGGCGGGACCGCTTGGTCCGCGCCTGGTCTCCGGGTGGACATCCCGGCGCTTCTCCCATCTCCCGGCagaggaggccaaggctcTGCACGACTATTCGTATTCGATCTTCAGCATGCGCGGCAGCGGCGAGTACGCTCTATCGTACATTCTCGCCCCGGGCGCTTTTGCCCGCAGCCCGCTAATTCGCCGCATCGAGGGCGTCGGTCGTCAATACATCCAGCAAAACCCATCCCCCGCATCTGCTGTCTTCGAGTCTGCGAAGGCCGCAGCTGCAACTACCACCTCCCAGTCTACTTCAGAATCTTCCTCTACCAACTCTGCCCCCTCCCAGCCCCCCTCAACAACACCTAAGCGCGAAAACGgtctccccatcatcttcatgtatGGCGACCACGACTGGATGGACGTGAAGGGCGGATTAGCCGCGAAGGCTAAGCTGGATCAAGAGAAGGAGCGTATCCTGCAGAACGCGACGGTAGAGGAACGCGAAACAGACAATGGCTCAGCCAAGGTGGTTGTCATCAAGAGGGCAGGCCATCATATCTATCTAGACGGATGGGAAGAATTTAACCGGATCGTCTTGGCTGAGATGGAGCAGGtggctgagaaggagagagctaATCGATCTTCATAG
- a CDS encoding uncharacterized protein (COG:O;~EggNog:ENOG410PU84;~InterPro:IPR011118,IPR029058;~PFAM:PF07519;~SECRETED:SignalP(1-15)) translates to MYSLAAAILVGVASAASLNSVCTTDYVTSVLPTASDDIPSGITIDTSSVSASIYRNYSLTDSIFWEDLTINFCEVSFAYSHQNSDDRVVVQYWMPSPDTFQNRFLATGGSAYEINNGSGGGDIAGGVAFGAATGYTDGGFPYWGGTDFDDVVILGNGTANWPAIYNWGYQAIAEMTQIGKAFTNNFFNVGSKATKLYTYFIGCSEGGREAMSQAQRAPELYDGIVAGAPAMRYGQQQVNHIAPPIQIQTIGYYPPSCVFDTVINATINACDGMDGKVDGVVARSDLCFQNFNVSSMLGKSYYCEAGSTSSLGLGYGKRSKRQTTSATPAQNGTINAKDIEVIEDLLTGLKDSNGDLVYFPFQPTAGFGDTTVYDSTTDSWTITSPNSNGEWITKFLNWQNVTEMDMWGVTNDDLKAWMIEGMTKYMDSLQTTLPDLTPFHSKGGRLLHYHGEADSSVPPTGPIHYHESVRKIMYPDLSFADGNEKLNDWYRFYLVPGAAHCATNDEQPNAGFPRDNFAHMVKWVEEGVVPTTINATVTSGEHAGEVQELCTWPSRPYWTDNNTMICEQNATSIQAMLWKLSAYLTPIY, encoded by the exons ATGTACAGCCTGGCTGCTGCCATTCTTGTCGGTGTCGCATCTGCGGCATCGCTGAACAGTGTGTGTACGACCGACTATGTCACGTCCGTTCTGCCCACTGCTAGCGATGACATTCCATCTGGAATTACCATCGATACCAGCTCTGTATCTGCCAGTATCTATCGCAACTATTCCCTCACCGATTCTATTTTCTGGGAGGACTTGACCATCAACTTCTGCGAGGTATCTTTTGCCTACAGCCACCAGAACAGTGACGACCGCGTAGTTGTCCAGTATTGGATGCCGAGCCCAGACACATTCCAGAACAGATTTCTCGCTACAGGTGGTTCTGCATATGAGATCAACAACGGCTCAGGAGGAGGTGATATCGCCGGAGGGGTCGCCTTTGGGGCTGCCACTGGCTACACTGACGGCGGATTCCCTTACTGGGGTGGTACTGACTTCGATGATGTTGTCATTCTCGGAAATGGAACTGCCAATTGGCCTGCCATCTACAACTGGGGATATCAAGCCATCGCCGAGATGACCCAAATTGGAAAGGCTTTTACCAATAACTTCTTCAACGTTGGGAGTAAGGCTACCAAGTTGTACACCTACTTCATCGGTTGCTCTGAAGGTGGACGGGAGGCCATGAGTCAAGCCCAGCGGGCCCCCGAATTATACGATGGCATCGTTGCGGGTGCCCCTGCTATGCGATACGGCCAGCAGCAGGTGAACCACATCGCTCCTCCCATCCAAATTCAGACCATTGGATATTATCCACCTTCTTGCGTGTTCGATACGGTGATTAACGCAACGATTAATGCCTGTGATGGCATGGATGGAAAGGTTGATGGGGTGGTTGCTCGTAGTGATCTCTGTTTCCAGAATTTCAACGTCTCCTCAATGCTGGGTAAATCTTACTACTGCGAGGCTGGGTCGACCAGCAGCCTTGGCTTGGGATACGGAAAGAGGAGCAAGAGACAGACAACCTCGGCCACTCCCGCACAGAATGGAACTATCAATGCCAAAGATATCGAGGTGATCGAGGATCTTCTGACTGGACTG AAAGATTCGAATGGTGACCTCGTATACTTTCCTTTCCAGCCTACAGCCGGCTTTGGAGACACCACTGTCTACGACAGCACCACGGATTCTTGGACGATCACTTCTCCTAACTCCAACGGAGAATGGATTACCAAGTTCCTAAACTGGCAGAATGTCACAGAAATGGATATGTGGGGAGTCACCAACGATGACCTGAAGGCATGGATGATCGAAGGAATGACCAAATACATGGACTCTCTTCAGACCACGCTTCCTGACCTGACCCCCTTTCACTCCAAGGGAGGCCGTCTGCTTCACTACCACGGGGAGGCCGATAGCAGTGTGCCCCCGACCGGACCTATTCACTACCACGAATCGGTTCGCAAGATCATGTACCCTGACCTCTCTTTTGCTGATGGTAATGAGAAACTCAACGACTGGTATCGGTTCTATCTCGTCCCTGGTGCAGCCCACTGCGCGACCAACGATGAGCAACCCAATGCTGGCTTCCCCCGGGACAATTTTGCCCACATGGTCAAATGGGTGGAAGAAGGTGTGGTGCCCACTACAATCAATGCCACCGTTACTTCTGGAGAGCATGCGGGCGAGGTCCAAGAGCTTTGCACTTGGCCGTCGCGCCCATACTGGACTGACAACAACACCATGATCTGCGAACAGAACGCAACCTCTATCCAGGCCATGCTCTGGAAGTTGAGCGCTTACCTTACGCCTATCTATTAG
- the MCM3 gene encoding MCM DNA helicase complex subunit MCM3 (COG:L;~EggNog:ENOG410PFNC;~InterPro:IPR027417,IPR003593,IPR001208,IPR041562, IPR027925,IPR033762,IPR008046,IPR031327,IPR012340, IPR018525;~PFAM:PF00493,PF17207,PF17855,PF14551;~go_component: GO:0042555 - MCM complex [Evidence IEA];~go_function: GO:0003677 - DNA binding [Evidence IEA];~go_function: GO:0005524 - ATP binding [Evidence IEA];~go_process: GO:0006260 - DNA replication [Evidence IEA];~go_process: GO:0006270 - DNA replication initiation [Evidence IEA];~go_process: GO:0032508 - DNA duplex unwinding [Evidence IEA]), with amino-acid sequence MEGQFDDAAQDRVRAAVEFLDPSDARARSYRADILLMLNRGLRRLIVSIDEIRAHNREMADGLLTSPYEYSDAFEKALKEIIKTLPNRPSRETGDDVNYHCGFVGAFGEYSCNPRTLGSSHLNRMISLEGIVTKCSLVRPKIIQSVHWSERGQKFLTRKYIDATMTASGATSMSIYPQEDEEKNPLVTEYGFSTYMDHQTISIQEMPERAPAGQLPRSVDVIVDDDLVDRAKPGDRIQLVGVYRSLGNRNASSTSATFRTLVLANNIIQLSSKSGGGIAQATITDTDIRNINKVSKKKGVFELLSHSLAPSIYGHDYIKKAILLMLLGGMEKNLDNGTHLRGDINILMVGDPSTAKSQLLRFVLNTAPLAIATTGRGSSGVGLTAAVTSDKETGERRLEAGAMVLGDRGVVCIDEFDKMSDVDRVAIHEVMEQQTVTIAKAGIHTSLNARCSVLAAANPIYGQYDPHKDPHKNIALPDSLLSRFDLLFVVTDDIEDSRDRMVSEHVLRMHRYRQPGTEEGAPVREQLHQTLGVGLEDTQDSNQPTDVYEKFNVMLHAGMAHMSRSKSKNIEILSIPFIKKYIQYAKSRVKPVLTKGAADHIVATYSALRNDELSGNQRRTSPITARTLETLIRLSTAHAKSRLSNRVEERDAKVAESILRFAMFKEIVEDERRKRRKVASFDEDSDSSDTDSDDDNTPAQTTSATPRSSRRGGLRSRAANARSATNEDTEMDADGDAVSEDGDGLYNSSPRGQRLRSSQTSRTQTQTQSQSRMSVASSRPASQLVESQTDNSQSQNTVASSEPIQPARLTVFRQALGPLMGTRLFTHGDTADVESLIGAVNTALRNTPSLGESHVFQRGEAIQALRAMNERNELMYLEDDETVYRI; translated from the exons ATGGAGGGACAGTTTGACGACGCCGCACAGGATCGAGTGCGTGCCGCCGTCGAGTTTCTTGACCCCA GTGATGCGAGAGCGCGCAG TTACCGGGCTGATATTCTGTTGATGTTGAATCGGGGGTTGCGTCGATTGATA GTTAGCATCGATGAAATCCGAGCGCATAACCGTGAGATGGCCGATGG CCTTCTCACGTCACCATATGAATACTCTGATGCCTTCGAAAAGGCCCTTAAAGAGATCATCAAGACTTTGCCGAATAGGCCATCGAGGGAAACGGGAGACGATGTG AACTACCATTGCGGCTTTGTTGGCGCATTCGGAGAATATTCCTGCAACCCTAGGACGCTCGGTTCCTCCCACCTGAACCGAATGATCTCCCTCGAGGGTATCGTCACGAAGTGCTCTTTGGTTCGACCCAAGATTATTCAGAGTGTGCATTGGAGCGAGCGCGGTCAGAAGTTTCTTACAAGGAAGTACATCGATGCGACAATGACGGCTAGTGGTGCCACGAGCATGAGCATCTATCCCcaggaagacgaagagaagaacccG CTTGTTACAGAATACGGTTTCTCTACATATATGGACCACCAGACTATCTCGATTCAAGAAATGCCTGAGAGAGCCCCGGCTGGCCAGCTGCCTCGGAGTGTGGATGTGATTGTTGACGATGATCTGGTTGACCGCGCTAAGCCCGGAGACAGAATCCAGTTGGTCGGAGTTTACCGCTCTCTGGGTAACAGAAACGCTTCCTCTACGTCTGCTACATTCCGCACGCTTGTCCTTGCGAATAACATTATCCAACTGTCTTCGAAGTCCGGTGGAGGAATCGCACAGGCCACCATTACCGACACCGACATCCGCAACATCAATAAGgtctccaagaagaagggtgttTTTGAACTCTTGTCGCACTCGCTCGCGCCCAGTATCTACGGACACGATtacatcaagaaggccatcCTGCTCATGCTGCTCGGTGGTATGGAGAAGAACCTGGACAACGGCACTCATTTGCGTGGTGATATCAACATTCTCATGGTCGGTGACCCTTCGACCGCCAAGTCTCAACTGCTTCGTTTCGTTTTGAACACCGCCCCGCTTGCGATTGCCACGACAggtcgaggatcttctggtGTCGGTCTTACGGCTGCCGTCACGTCTGACAAGGAAACTGGCGAGCGGAGACTTGAAGCTGGTGCCATGGTTCTGGGTGATCGCGGTGTGGTCTGTATTGATGAGTTCGACAAGATGAGCGATGTCGATCGTGTGGCTATCCACGAAGTCATGGAGCAGCAGACTGTCACCATTGCGAAGGCCGGTATTCACACGAGTTTGAACGCCCGATGCAGTGTCCTGGCCGCCGCCAATCCGATCTACGGACAATACGACCCCCACAAAGACCCCCACAAGAACATTGCCCTTCCGGACTCTCTATTGTCACGTTTCGATTTGCTCTTCGTCGTGACCGATGACATTGAGGATTCCAGGGACAGAATGGTGTCAGAGCACGTCCTCCGTATGCATCGCTACCGCCAGCCCGGTACTGAGGAGGGTGCTCCTGTCCGCGAACAGCTTCACCAAACGCTTGGTGTCGGCCTCGAGGATACGCAGGACTCGAACCAGCCTACAGATGTTTACGAGAAGTTCAATGTCATGCTTCACGCCGGCATGGCCCACATGAGCCGGTCCAAGAGCAAGAACATCGAAATCTTGAGCATTCCCTTCATCAAGAAATACATTCAATACGCCAAGTCCCGTGTCAAGCCCGTCTTGACCAAGGGTGCCGCCGACCACATTGTCGCAACATATTCTGCTCTGAGAAACGACGAACTGTCTGGTAACCAGCGCAGAACATCGCCCATCACTGCCCGTACCTTGGAAACCTTGATCCGTCTATCCACCGCCCACGCCAAGTCACGCCTCTCCAACAGAGTCGAGGAGCGCGACGCCAAGGTCGCAGAGTCTATCCTCCGGTTCGCCATGTTCAAGGAAATCGTTGAAGATGAGCGCcgcaagaggagaaaggtCGCTTCGTTTGACGAAGATTCAGACAGTAGCGACACTGACTCTGACGACGATAACACTCCTGCGCAAACAACCAGCGCCACCCCCAGATCATCCAGGAGAGGCGGTCTCCGATCCCGTGCAGCCAACGCTCGTTCCGCCACCAACGAGGACACAGAGATGGATGCGGACGGAGATGCTGTCTccgaggatggcgatggcttGTACAATTCTAGTCCCCGCGGACAACGACTCCGCTCTAGCCAAACATCCCGCACGCAGACACAAACACAAAGCCAGTCCCGGATGTCTGTGGCTTCATCTCGACCCGCGTCACAGCTGGTCGAGTCCCAAACAGACAACTCGCAGTCGCAAAACACGGTTGCTTCATCGGAGCCGATCCAGCCCGCTCGCTTGACGGTCTTCAGGCAAGCACTGGGTCCTCTGATGGGCACACGACTATTCACCCACGGTGACACCGCCGACGTCGAATCGCTTATCGGAGCTGTGAACACAGCGCTGCGCAACACGCCTTCCCTCGGCGAATCGCACGTCTTCCAGCGCGGGGAAGCTATCCAGGCCCTGAGGGCTATGAACGAGAGGAACGAATTAAT GTAccttgaggatgacgaaACCGTCTACAGAATCTAA
- a CDS encoding Spo7-like protein (COG:S;~EggNog:ENOG410PIZ8;~InterPro:IPR005605;~PFAM:PF03907;~TransMembrane:2 (i92-110o134-152i);~go_function: GO:0019888 - protein phosphatase regulator activity [Evidence IEA]): MASASLDQLVKGSPAPNNRLASSATSSSESLAPAFHLQAPSSDPSSPPRSSTPDPLSTLPSSPPQIYLNLLILESSLRAQYLALRERRRQNTFFLLLLAAWIAYFAYALFLRPREDGRGVGGSVYWVVEMGEKVALMGGVVTALLVWGTGQWERGVRWPRRWLAVANRGLRTMNTKIVVIRGPWWQELFSYLSFLFPFSAPFFPSPVGDFHYVERPASERRGSRQHYQQYYNHDAESGLVQEDLSPGGDYIRLLLLPKSFSPEFRENWDEYRSEFWDKENDRRAQLRQKLRQRERQLAQQDGGWFWWFGLSWKASQRRRVAAATISRPGDADKNPHRPHHHHHHSSSISKLVHESKSPLRRGGPRSESHSRTPSRSTTPVDTDDRPPSRSSVSGRPRRGSTSPSTEQQIQQSRKKKASKAATRGLSPLTQAQIREGVRTPSFSSDDSSFMGTPSEKEKPKEDGAE; this comes from the coding sequence ATGGCCTCAGCAAGCCTAGACCAACTGGTCAAGGGCTCTCCAGCACCCAACAATCGCcttgcatcttctgcgacatcctcctccgaaTCATTGGCGCCTGCATTTCACCTCCAAGCTCCCTCGAGCGAtccctcttccccgccaCGGTCGTCAACTCCCGATCCACTGTCgaccctcccctcttccccaccCCAGATATACCTCAATCTCCTGATTCTCGAGAGCTCGCTGCGAGCTCAATACCTGGCTCTCCGGGAACGCCGCCGACAAAATacgttcttccttctcttgcttGCCGCCTGGATCGCCTACTTTGCCTACGCGCTCTTTCTCCGCCCGCGCGAAGATGGCCGCGGTGTCGGAGGATCGGTCTATTGGGTAGTCGAAATGGGAGAAAAGGTCGCCCTGATGGGTGGCGTGGTCACTGCCCTCCTGGTCTGGGGAACAGGGCAATGGGAACGGGGAGTCCGTTGGCCGCGGCGCTGGCTCGCCGTAGCCAACCGCGGCCTCCGCACCATGAACACCAAGATCGTGGTCATCCGAGGTCCCTGGTGGCAGGAACTCTTCTCCtacctctcttttctcttccccttctctgcCCCCTTTTTCCCGTCCCCCGTGGGCGATTTCCACTACGTCGAGCGCCCTGCGTCCGAAAGACGTGGTAGTCGGCAGCACTACCAGCAGTACTACAACCACGACGCGGAATCCGGTCTGGTACAGGAAGACCTCAGCCCGGGAGGGGACTACATTCGACTTCTTCTACTGCCGAAGTCCTTCTCGCCCGAGTTTCGCGAGAACTGGGATGAATACCGCAGCGAATTCTGGGACAAGGAGAATGATCGTCGTGCTCAGCTGCGCCAGAAGCTGCGCCAAAGGGAGCGTCAGCTCGCCCAGCAGGATGGCggctggttctggtggtTCGGATTGAGTTGGAAGGCGTCGCAACGCCGACGAGTCGCTGCCGCAACGATCAGCCGACCCGGCGATGCTGACAAGAACCCACATCgtccccatcaccaccaccaccattcgTCCAGTATCTCAAAGCTTGTCCATGAATCCAAATCGCCCTTGCGACGCGGCGGACCACGCTCCGAATCCCATTCCCGCACGCCATCACGCAGCACTACCCCCGTTGACACTGACGACCGACCCCCGTCCAGGTCATCCGTCAGTGGCCGTCCCCGCCGCGGAAGCACCAGTCCAAGCACAGAACAACAAATCCAGCAATCacgaaagaagaaggcatcCAAGGCCGCCACTCGTGGTCTGTCTCCTCTGACACAGGCCCAAATCCGAGAGGGCGTGCGCACCCCATCCTTTTCATCCGACGATTCCTCCTTTATGGGCACACCCAGCGAAAAAGAGAAACCCAAAGAAGATGGTGCTGAATAG
- a CDS encoding uncharacterized protein (CAZy:CBM50;~COG:S;~EggNog:ENOG410PSHX;~InterPro:IPR018392,IPR036779;~PFAM:PF01476;~SECRETED:SignalP(1-15)) — MLVATLLSLSAVAAALPASNYDALPTTGTVINLDITALNETYTVQENDTLSAIAAKYGVGTCDLARLNILADPNFIYAGEVLRIPAQPTFPDDLSCFSTNNTEATNTCIDSGPHVYTIMPGDTIQKIANERFNITVESVINQTAQTGYIAALNPGPYDVLQTGETVKIPICDNTACTMTQFTLGYGTLQDFATYYGVAVGQIMALNLGYNHSEAAVPLGVLYDCSAVNEA; from the exons ATGCTCGTTGCTACACTTCTCAGCCTGTCAGCAGTGGCTGCCGCTCTTCCAGCATCCAATTACGATG CCCTCCCAACCACGGGGACTGTgataaatctagatattactGCCTTGAACGAGACTTATACCGTTCAAGAGAACGACACTTTGTCTGCCATTGCCGCCAAATACGGCGTGGGAACCTGTGATCTCGCCAGATTGAATATCCTTGCTGATCCCAACTTCATCTATGCTGGCGAGGTCCTTCGCATCCCTGCTCAACCGACCTTCCCAGATGATCTGAGTTGCTTCAGCACCAATAACACCGAGGCCACCAACACCTGTATCGATAGTGGTCCACACGTGTATACAATCATGCCTGGAGATACCATTCAGAAGATTGCCAACGAACGATTTAACATCACGGTCGAGTCCGTCATAAATCAGACCGCCCAAACTGGATATATTGCCGCCTTGAACCCTGGCCCTTATGATGTCCTTCAGACGGGCGAGACAGTGAAGATCCCCATCTGTGACAATACGGCATGTACCATGACACAGTTTACTCTTGGATATGGCACCCTGCAAGACTTTGCTACTTACTATGGGGTCGCCGTGGGCCAAATTATGGCGTTGAACTTGGGCTACAATCATTCGGAAGCTGCAGTTCCTTTAGGAGTGCTTTATGATTGTAGCGCTGTGAATGAGGCTTGA
- a CDS encoding uncharacterized protein (COG:O;~EggNog:ENOG410PHEM;~InterPro:IPR014851,IPR003959,IPR003960,IPR027417, IPR003593,IPR001270;~PFAM:PF00004;~TransMembrane:1 (o26-47i);~go_function: GO:0005524 - ATP binding [Evidence IEA];~go_function: GO:0016887 - ATPase activity [Evidence IEA]) produces MELASSGHLTGADIISPLLDMFRNTLHLDPLIVVNLGLLVIGILTSLRSTGNIVYSYAAKTFLSTVHVKVDDPSITNSSAGWQTISNSLSYSDPLMGREDNTHLTLQCLSLSLSPLKSFLEEVRAYSCKASESTISIYRTQSFYRDIRWIPIATRPPRDISTVILNENKKQRILQDISEYLSSKTRQRYANHSIPYRRGYLFSGPPGTGKTSLASALAGVFGLDIYVLNLRIPTMKEPEFIRMFSAIPTQCIVLLEDVDAVGLNRNEPMVPTTTNTSDSTYLDNTPKTLGQPRAPEPVPYTANASTISLSGLLNAIDGISSHEGRILIMTTNAPQQLDRALIRPGRVDLHIRFELPSREELKNLFLSLYSCDRQGDQEKQELRNEKEKPETLAEQFSNNLPEGRFSIADVQEFLLQYKREPKKACENVAGWVEGELGVEGERTTNTE; encoded by the exons ATGGAGTTGGCATCATCAGGTCATCTTACAGGCGCGGATATAATCAGTCCACTCCTCGATATGTTTCGCAACACTCTGCATCTCGATCCTCTCATCGTGGTGAACTTGGGACTCCTTGTGATTGGCATCTTAACCTCCCTCCGTTCGACTGGAAATATCGTCTACAGCTACGCCGCAAAGACATTTCTGTCAACCGTTCACGTAAAAGTCGATGATCCCTCTATCACGAACTCATCCGCTGGATGGCAGACCAT ATCCAACAGCCTCAGTTACTCCGACCCTCTGATGGGCAGGGAAGACAATACCCACTTAACCCTACAATGCCTCAGTCTATCCCTCTCACCACTCAAGTCCTTCCTCGAAGAAGTTCGTGCTTATTCTTGCAAGGCATCCGAATCCACCATCTCGATCTACCGCACCCAGTCCTTCTATCGGGATATCCGCTGGATACCCATCGCGACTCGCCCACCCCGAGATATCTCCACCGTCATCCTGAACGAGAACAAAAAACAAAGGATCCTCCAAGATATATCCGAGTACCTCTCCTCCAAAACCAGACAGCGGTACGCCAACCACAGTATCCCCTATCGACGCGGTTACCTCTTTTCTGGACCTCCAGGCACAGGTAAGACTAGCCTTGCGTCCGCCCTCGCCGGAGTCTTCGGTCTAGACATCTACGTCCTAAACTTGCGAATTCCAACGATGAAGGAGCCAGAATTTATCCGCATGTTCTCAGCTATCCCGACGCAGTGTATCGTGTTGTTGGAAGATGTTGACGCCGTAGGGCTGAACAGAAATGAACCCATGGTCCCTACTACCACCAACACAAGTGATAGTACCTACCTAGATAATACCCCAAAAACACTAGGACAACCGAGAGCCCCAGAACCTGTTCCATATACGGCAAACGCGTCCACAATCTCCCTATCTGGTTTACTCAACGCAATCGACGGCATCTCTTCCCACGAGGGCCGCATTCTGATCATGACAACCAACGCGCCGCAGCAACTAGACCGCGCATTGATCCGCCCGGGACGCGTGGACTTGCATATACGATTCGAGCTTCCGTCTCgcgaggagctgaagaactTGTTCTTAAGTCTATACAGTTGTGACCGTCAGGGTGATCAGGAAAAGCAAGAGCTCCggaatgagaaagaaaagccgGAAACCCTTGCGGAACAGTTTTCGAATAATCTCCCTGAGGGTCGGTTCAGTATTGCTGATGTCCAGGAGTTCCTGTTGCAGTATAAACGGGAGCCTAAGAAGGCGTGTGAGAATGTTGCTGGTtgggtggagggagaatTGGGTGTCGAGGGTGAACGAACTACTAATACTGAGTAG